From a region of the Besnoitia besnoiti strain Bb-Ger1 chromosome I, whole genome shotgun sequence genome:
- a CDS encoding putative adenine nucleotide translocator (encoded by transcript BESB_003730), with translation MNTAKDFLAGGISAGVSKTIVAPIERVKMLIQTQDSIPEIKEGKMPRYTGIVDCFRRVSAEQGVGSLWRGNLANVIRYFPTQAFNFAFKDTFKRMFPKYDQKKDFWKFFCTNVASGGLAGASSLVIVYPLDFARTRLASDVGKGNEREFTGLMDCLNKIWRRTGFFSLYQGFGVSVQGIIVYRGAYFGLFDTAKAMLFGPNNDANIFYKWAVAQTVTAAAGVVSYPFDTVRRRMMMMAGRKKGEQEIQYSGTADCWKKVYQQEGFKGFFKGAWANVLRGAGGALVLVFYDELKKMLM, from the coding sequence ATGAACACCGCTAAGGATTTCCTTGCGGGGGGTATTTCAGCAGGTGTGTCCAAGACCATCGTCGCTCCCATTGAGCGTGTCAAGATGCTGATCCAAACGCAAGACTCGATCCCGGAGATCAAGGAGGGAAAGATGCCCCGCTACACGGGTATTGTCGATTGCTTTCGCCGTGTCTCCGCCGAACAGGGTGTCGGGTCCCTTTGGAGAGGCAACCTGGCTAATGTCATCCGGTACTTCCCTACGCAGGCATTTAACTTCGCCTTCAAGGATACCTTCAAGCGCATGTTCCCCAAGTACGACCAGAAAAAAGACTTCTGGAAGTTCTTCTGCACCAATGTTGCGTCTGGTGGTCTGGCTGGTGCTTCTTCATTGGTTATTGTGTATCCTCTAGACTTCGCAAGAACTCGTCTCGCTTCGGACGTTGGCAAGGGCAATGAACGCGAATTTACCGGATTGATGGACTGCCTGAACAAGATATGGCGCCGCACCGGGTTCTTCTCGCTGTACCAGGGCTTCGGCGTGTCAGTCCAGGGTATCATCGTCTACCGCGGAGCGTACTTCGGCCTCTTTGacacggcgaaggcgatgcTTTTCGGACCCAACAATGACGCAAACATCTTCTACAAATGGGCCGTCGCGCAGACCGTGACCGCTGCCGCTGGTGTCGTCTCCTACCCCTTCGACACTGTCCGAAGAAGAATGATGATGATGGCAGGTCGCAAGAAGGGAGAGCAGGAGATTCAGTACTCTGGAACTGCAGACTGCTGGAAGAAGGTCTACCAGCAGGAAGGTTTCAAGGGCTTCTTCAAGGGCGCGTGGGCTAATGTCCTGCGTGGCGCGGGTGGTGCGCTTGTTTTGGTTTTCTATGACGAGCTCAAGAAGATGCTCATGTAG
- a CDS encoding hypothetical protein (encoded by transcript BESB_003740): MASDLRPPAASTSPTPLCSGENRCMQRAPFASSSNRSPPLLACVVAPDGRVAGIYRGGSVLLLHRNPQCCTSFPASSSPQFETQPGESEKGNSRPRRHPSAPSHFLCRCIKDGALRDQVHHLLVVRNTFLSAVTASPFTRSAGSRCHDLLLHDAFATGPGSTSAPGRSAGLSDSGSFGRASASAGEGFLSSAACSGQPRSGSPSSLRVSATPQFGRTDCSFLPPRATSPSDAAAAPPRRAFCLTQFSAGRWPAFAPEAWRCLCTLLRASLGALLKATSAAFAERPAHLSRIAEDVSEFLAGTRVRLHDVEALLTPFQSSGGVSNDRRQNVRVWAVGLVKAGRSSQPDSEALSKSKESFLSSLDTYSSLMHSSSGSSFSYQRERGPSKSHCVLPRSPMTPYLELDATAQFVFTRWPACFSECRELVPVDSLCSVEGGTARPCPRSHRRSGGAEDAADAEVGQAGAEGWRATGDLVTPGQSCMSSSASEQLTKTVFAGGSAGKWEVGERASTHLHSREPGLTLAYAYDIQEQMLSLETAAHEAAWVPAVRLAVATHVARRLQEWLEDVEWESSGSGGKASSSGSRRPPQAPSPHHVAEQSQFMGNSWSGDTQSTSLPPCHAAGRAARHHRACSDATEDPRADAPGDRRQQFLRRSTRRACQVARLLGLLEGLEQSSPGVAELPSNVLPADDQMTATRRSDWHFQEDSTRKKTVETSDSLPFLRARLQQSPVAGMSFDVAPLPSVLPMPRSSSDLGGWSDGPPVPLDRLRRLPCLLHSAEDPAAVYSDLGAEISQSLPPSHAWSREPGGGDGTRSRECARDDQQGLLSQDYGGHGSVVASASRRHSPDSQTPFYAAQQTANRDTDGTAFGGPSSTAQEPVNMPSSLICVIPSVGVIRLGPARLDSLSTRCLCFPLPSAGEDSPSVALARNVRKGDSTPPNFTSLASRLRTSGQSWSPSKACTLSDFQACLQSPSSSLFANSQSAPFAAEGQTSSICWCLSGPRSRESRPTVSLQWLPRDQHQRCRRDLLSVAELLMHSQLEWMQDLSMLGALLTEGAAALTPSLAGVEKNEAAAALAVAETLPEYVDALCGQPAAGRGAVQGTYAARIWRRKGCGRRPSRGSSAGRESDDTEARAATAAEEALHLLFKALSQTQTPFSQKGSASFRDVNKTLAVAQSGTESRVRSSDEPGRAVGSRSACLEVEHQRWPLPGVGVFSLSKKILSPGFSSALFLAFAHIVSRVSKFGRPWRVAGTRTVQPGLREAYTGLHGLSHASSVSEGSYSVGTHSEDAQGWSASSGGFDSQEIPPPLRQEEKMSRCAGSVNLSFQMTEWLPQFFSIKGTLASSGLCATLHFSTVQQQVLREIQGDAPLSTLLSWPWSSPPASHIPLACDKQRAVYGRPPHLRRPLSSAIGSAFAAASDPVLEEEWCGDFADPRTLLERMTRLVKLFPHGADKRGKHAGVSHVNQESLFRSPYTGHVGTLQSGGLRDRDRLAQLNDAGRTATAAAMEESFSGASESGIGPQKHSQQLSMESDAQDFSAAPAAEVEASRAAAREASASGLSCFCLTAVVVTHVSVVHAPTKGPELVRPEACASPGEIAALLAWSKVATPLASSELWSAEDFPQKENLRVCTGGDLPNASCFGSAIQRTGADDRAEEISRIREASGKGDQNLSGGPEVGGPQALYSSFLVPSVTPDQAKEIQIAIAAVLDCLECWRQERDAEAATELFRELNRQVIQQSERIERKLHRRRHAEPKRSDSPGGFRAGRAAQRG, encoded by the coding sequence ATGGCTAGTGATCTtcgcccgcccgcggcctcgaccTCACCGACGCCTCTCTGCTCCGGTGAAAACAGATGCATGCAGCGGGCccccttcgcctcttcttccaaccgctcgcctccgctcttgGCATGCGTCGTCGCACCCGATGGACGCGTCGCAGGCATCTACCGTGGAGGCTCTGTCCTCCTTCTCCACCGGAATCCGCAGTGCTGTACGTCGTTccccgcctcttcttcgccccaGTTCGAGACCCAGCCcggagagagcgaaaaaGGAAACTCGCGGCCTCGGAGACACCCTTCCGCCCCGTCGCATTTTCTCTGTCGATGTATAAAGGATGGGGCGCTCCGGGACCAAGTCCACCACCTTCTTGTTGTTCGCAATACGTTTCTTTCCGCGGTCACTGCTTCTCCGTTCACTCGCTCGGCTGGCTCGCGCTGCCACGACCTCCTCCTGCATGACGCCTTCGCGACAGGCCCGGGCTCCACGTCTGCTCCTGGACGGTCAGCAGGACTCTCTGACAGCGGCTCTTTTGGGCGAGCATCTGCGAGCGCCGGAGAGGGttttctctcgtctgcggcatGCAGCGGACAGCCTCGTAGtggctcgccttcttcactGCGGGTTTCTGCCACACCCCAGTTCGGCAGGACTGACTGCAGttttctgccgccgcgtgcgacgAGTCctagcgacgccgccgccgcgcccccgaGGCGAGCTTTCTGCCTGACACAGTTTTCCGCTGGTCGCTGGCCTGCATTTGCTCCAGAGGCGTGGAGATGTCTCTGCAcactgctgcgcgcctccctgGGGGCGCTTCTGAAGGCAACTtcggctgccttcgccgagCGACCTGCGCACCTCAGCCGCATCGCTGAAGACGTTTCGGAGTTTCTCGCGGGCACGCGGGTGCGGCTTCATGACGTCGAGGCGCTTCTTACGCCGTTCCAGTCGTCCGGCGGAGTGAGTAACGATCGGAGACAGAATGTGCGCGTGTGGGCTGTGGGCCTCGTGAAGGCTGGAAGAAGTAGTCAGCCCGACTCGGAGGCCCTGTCCAAGTCGAAAGAGAGCTTTCTGTCATCTCTGGACACGTATTCGAGCCTGATGCACAGCTCGTCCGGGTCCTCGTTTTCGTatcagagagagagagggcctAGCAAGTCCCACTGCGTtctgccgcgcagccccATGACGCCCTACCTCGAGCTTGACGCCACGGCTCAATTCGTTTTCACTCGCTGGCCTGCGTGCTTCTCGGAGTGCCGCGAATTGGTTCCTGTGGACTCGCTGTGCTCTGTGGAGGGAGGCACCGCCCGCCCGTGCCCACGTAGCCACCGCCGGAGTGgtggcgcagaggacgctgCCGATGCGGAAGTCGGTCAGGCGGGGGCGGAAGGATGGCGTGCGACTGGCGATCTTGTTACACCAGGGCAGTCATGTATGAGTTCTTCTGCGTCAGAGCAACTGACGAAAACTGTCTTTGCAGGTGGCTCCGCGGGAAAGTGGGAGGTGGGCGAGAGGGCCTCGACGCATTTACACAGCAGAGAGCCAGGACTAACTCTTGCCTACGCATATGACATACAGGAGCAGATGCTTTCGCTCGAGACAGCGGCCCACGAAGCTGCGTGGGTGCCGGCAGTCCGGCTGGCTGTCGCGACACACGTCGCTAGACGCCTGCAGGAGTGGTTAGAGGACGTCGAATGGGAGAGTTCCGGGTCCGGTGGAAAAGCGAGTTCTTCAGGTAGTCGACGTCCACCCCAGGCACCCTCCCCTCACCACGTCGCAGAACAATCCCAATTTATGGGGAACTCCTGGAGTGGAGACACTCAGTCGACCAGCTTACCGCCCTGTCATGCGGCGGGGCGTGCTGCTCGGCACCACCGAGCCTGCAGCGATGCGACGGAAGACCCGCGAGCAGACGCCCCGGGCGACCGGAGGCAACAGTTTCTTCGTCGCTCGACCAGACGTGCGTGTCAGGTGGCGCGTTTGCTCGGTCTGCTGGAAGGCCTTGAGCAATCGTCGCCTGGCGTCGCAGAGCTTCCTTCCAACGTGTTGCCAGCTGATGACCAGATGACGGCCACGAGGAGGAGTGACTGGCATTTTCAGGAAGACTCGACTCGAAAGAAGACTGTGGAAACGAGCGACTCTCTGCCCTTTCTCCGTGCGAGACTCCAGCAATCTCCCGTCGCTGGCATGTCCTTCGACGTGGCCCCACTCCCCTCTGTGCTGCCCATGCCGAGATCGTCTTCGGATCTCGGCGGTTGGAGCGACGGCCCCCCCGTGCCGCTCgaccggctgcggcgcctgccctGCCTGCTGCATTCAGCAGAGGACCCCGCGGCTGTGTATTCTGATCTGGGGGCTGAGATTAGTCAAAGCCTTCCGCCTTCGCACGCGTGGTCGCGGGAGCCTGGCGGGGGAGACGGAACGCGTAGCCGGGAGTGCGCCCGTGACGACCAACAAGGGCTGCTGTCGCAGGATTACGGAGGTCATGGATCTGTTGttgcttctgcgtctcgcagGCACTCTCCGGATAGCCAGACTCCGTTTTACGCGGCACAGCAGACTGCGAATCGCGATACAGACGGCACTGCGTTCGGGGGGCCAAGCTCGACTGCTCAGGAACCGGTGAACATGCCGTCTTCGCTGATCTGCGTAATTCCGTCTGTAGGTGTGATCCGCCTagggcctgcgcgtctcgatAGCTTGTCCACGAGATGTCTGTGTTTTCCCCTACCGTCCGCGGGTGAGGATTCGCCTTCCGTCGCTTTGGCAAGGAACGTGAGAAAGGGCGACTCTACGCCTCCAAATTTCACCTCACTggcttcgcggctgcggactTCCGGGCAGTCCTGGTCGCCGTCCAAAGCGTGCACACTCTCCGACTTCCAGGCTTGCCTTcagtctccttcctcctctcttttcgcgAATTCGCAAAGCGCTCCGTTTGCTGCAGAGGGGCAAACCAGCAGCATCTGCTGGTGTCTTTCAGGGCCTCGGAGCCGGGAGTCGCGTCCGACAGTGTCCCTTCAGTGGCTCCCGCGGGACCAACATCAAAGGTGCCGGCGAGATCTGCTTTCGGTAGCCGAGCTGCTTATGCATTCACAGCTGGAGTGGATGCAGGATCTGAGCATGCTGGGCGCACTCCTgacggaaggcgccgcggcgctcactCCTAGTCTCGCGGGAGTTGAGAAAAatgaagcagctgccgcgctggCTGTCGCTGAAACTCTACCAGAGTACGTGGATGCCTTGTGTgggcagccggcggcggggcgaggcgcagtGCAGGGGACGTACGCTGCGCGCATCTGGCGCCGAAAGGGATGTGGGAGGCGGCCGTCAAGAGGGAGCTCTGCCGGACGAGAAAGCGATGACACAGAAGCACGCGCAGCAACGGCCGCTGAAGAGGCCCTCCACCTCTTGTTCAAAGCGCTTTCTCAAACCCAGACCCCGTTTAGTCAGAAAGGAAGTGCGTCGTTCAGAGACGTGAACAAAACGCTGGCTGTGGCACAGAGTGGAACGGAGAGTCGAGTTAGAAGCAGTGACGAACCAGGACGGGCAGTGGGGTCCCGTAGCGCATGCCTAGAAGTCGAACACCAGCGCTGGCCTCTCCCAGGAGTCGGAGTGTTTTCGCTCTCGAAGAAGATACTCAGCCCTGGGTTTTCCTCAGCTCTATTCTTGGCGTTCGCCCACATTGTTTCGCGTGTGTCGAAGTTCGGTAGGCCCTGGAGAGTAGCTGGGACGCGCACGGTTCAGCCAGGGCTCCGCGAGGCGTACACCGGGCTACACGGTCTCTCGCATGCGAGTTCCGTTTCGGAGGGGAGCTACTCTGTCGGAACTCACTCAGAGGACGCACAAGGATGGAGCGCGAGCAGTGGAGGGTTTGATTCACAGGAAATCCCTCCACCGCTGAGACAGGAGGAGAAGATGTCGCGCTGTGCTGGGAGCGTCAATCTTTCTTTTCAGATGACAGAGTGGCTGCCACAGTTTTTTTCCATTAAGGGCACGCTGGCCTCTTCTGGACTGTGTGCAACGTTGCACTTCAGCACAGTCCAGCAACAGGTGCTGCGTGAGATTCAGGGCGATGCGCCGCTCTCGACTCTTCTCTCGTGGCCCTGGAGCTCTCCTCCGGCCTCGCACATTCCCCTCGCGTGCGACAAGCAACGAGCAGTGTACGGACGGCCCCCTCAtctgcgcaggccgctcaGTTCAGCGATAGGCAGCGCGTTTGCAGCAGCAAGCGACCCCGTTCTAGAGGAGGAATGGTGTGGAGACTTTGCGGACCCGCGGACTCTCTTGGAGAGAATGACACGACTCGTGAAGCTGTTCCCGCACGGCGCAGATAAGCGCGGAAAGCACGCCGGCGTCTCACACGTGAACCAGGAGTCGCTTTTCCGATCTCCCTACACCGGCCACGTTGGGACTTTGCAAAGTGGCGGACTGCGTGACCGAGACCGACTGGCGCAGCTCAATGATGCGGGACGCACTGCGACAGCTGCCGCAATGGAGGAGAGCTTTTCAGGCGCATCTGAGTCAGGCATCGGCCCTCAGAAGCACTCGCAGCAGCTCTCGATGGAGAGCGACGCACAAGATTTTTCGGCTGCCCCCGCTGCCGAGGTCGAGGCgtcacgcgctgcagcacgcgagGCCTCTGCTTCTGGCCTGTCTTGTTTCTGTCTGACGGCTGTTGTCGTGACCCACGTCTCCGTAGTCCACGCCCCGACGAAGGGCCCTGAACTCGTCCGCCcagaggcctgcgcctcccCCGGGGAGATTGCCGCCCTTCTCGCTTGGTCAAAAGTGGCCACGCCATTGGCGAGCAGTGAACTCTGGAGCGCAGAAGACTTTCCGCAGAAAGAGAATCTGCGTGTGTGTACTGGGGGCGATCTGCCAAACGCGTCTTGTTTCGGTTCCGCCATACAGAGAACTGGTGCCGATGACAGGGCAGAAGAAATTTCGCGCATTCGTGAAGCCTCAGGCAAAGGGGATCAGAACCTTTCTGGGGGTCCTGAGGTAGGGGGTCCGCAGGCCTTGTACTCTAGCTTCCTCGTGCCAAGCGTCACTCCTGACCAGGCTAAAGAGATCCAGATCGCAATTGCAGCAGTCCTCGACTGCCTAGAGTGCTGGAGACAAGAacgagacgccgaggcggcgacggagctcTTCCGGGAGCTGAACAGACAAGTCATCCAACAGAGTGAACGGATTGAAAGGAAGCTCCACCGACGCCGCCATGCCGAGCCAAAGAGAAGCGACTCCCCTGGGGGTTTTCGTGCAGgccgggcggcgcagaggggctAA